The Amycolatopsis nigrescens CSC17Ta-90 genomic interval CGGCGTCCGGCTCGTCCGGGATCGCCGGGGACAACTCGATCGCGTCGAGCTGCCGGGCCACGTCCACGAAGTGCAAGAAGTCCTGGTAGCTACGGATCACTCTGGGCAGATTTCGCCGAAACGCGCCAACGTCGATGTCGACCACGTACGGCCACGAGGACGAACCGAACGTGCTCACACTCGCCGTGCTTCCAGGCGGCAGCGGGGCCTGCGACCAGACGTCCCAGACACCCATGGTCGGGTTGGCGCCGACCCAGGTCCAGAAGGCGAACTCGGCGTTACCCATGGCGATGTTGCGGTTGGCCTGGCCACGGGCGCGGTTGACGGACGAAAGGACTTCGTTGACCGCGACGATCGCCCCCACCGCACCCGCCACGGCCCGTTGCGCTCCGCTGAACCGGCTCGACGACGGGGGAGTGGGCAGCGGTGGTCGGACAGGCGGCGGCCCGCCGGGCACCGGCCCGCCGGACGCGGGCCGGAAGGTCATTTGCCCGCCCAGCCACAGATACTCGATCGTCGCGCCGGTCCGGTTCGCCGCTTCCCGCATGGCTCTCTGGCAAGGGCCGCACGGGTTGTACTGACCGAAGATGGTCATGACGTCACCGGGCCGGAGATTCGCGTGCCGCACCGCCCGTGCCTCGGTATGGGTCTCGTCCACCCTGGCGGGATACGGAAGTGCTGCCTCTTCCGGGGTCCTGTTCCCGCTGACCAGTTCGGTCCGCGAGATCTCGACACCCCCTCGCGAAACCACGACGGTGGCATGGTGCGGCGGACGGAAGGTGCTCTCCACGGCCTCCGCCAGATCGGTCGCGTTCGACGGCGTCCGGTTCCGCAGCACGGCGCGCGCCGTTTCATCGCCGATCGAGGGCGCGGCCCGACGCCTCAGCTCGCTGTCGGACATCTTGGTGTAGCGGTCCCAGAGCTCCTCCGCGGCCTTCTTGTCGGTTGGCGCCCGATGACGCAGTTGCCTGAGTGTCAAAGGCTTTTCCGGCACCGCTGACTTCGTCTTGCCGCGCGGTTTCTTCGGCCGCACAGGAACCTCGACCGGTTCGCCATCGTCCTGATAGGACGGGACAAGATGCCCCCCAGCGCTCGCCCGCGTCGGATCGTAGCGTTCGCATACCGGCTCGGGCACTACCGGCAAACGGCGGTGCCGCTCTGCCAGTACCCGCTCAGCCTTCGTCAGCCGCGTGGCGACGGCGCGGGCCACGGTGTCGCTGAGCGCGTCCAACTGGGCCTTCGTCGGTTCGCCCGTCACCCGCACGGTGACCGGAACGTGGCATTCGATCCGCATATCAGGGGTTGACGTAGGCGAGCTGAATGGAGAACAACGTGACCGGGTCGCTCGCCAGGAATCCGCCGCTGTTCGCGGAGAACACGTAACGGAAGTTCGCGAGATCTACCACATTGAGTGCCGTATTGGGTAGCACGCGCGGCGCGTTGAACGGGGTGCTCGCCGTGCTGAACGAATCCACGCTTTCGGACACGCCGCCGACCACCGCGACCCTCCGGAGAAAGAAATCCGTGTTCCCGGCCGACGCGGCGCCCTTCCCCCGTACCGTCAGTGTCGTCATCCGGGCGCCGTGCGGAAGCGCCAGGGGAATCACCCCGTTCGGCAGACCGGCCGAAGGCGCCTCGGCGACTCCTGTGTTCAGGATCGCCCAGGCGTTCGAGCCCTTGATCGGGTGGAACGTCGGTGCGATCGAGAGGGTCACCTCCGGCGGCCTGATCTTGGTCAGCTCGGCACCGATGTCGCCGACCACCGCGGACACCGCCAGCAGGTCGCTCTCGATGGTGTTGAACCGCGTGTTGAACCCGTTCGGGCCGTCGGCTTCGACGCGGTCGACGTTGTCCACCCAGTCGTCGTGCTGAAACTGCGGCGTGTAGCTGATGTCAGCCATGGCTGGTCTCCCTTCGCTTTGGTGGCAACGTGTTGCGCACGCGGAACTTGGGAAAGGTGAAGTCCGGATTGCTCGCGGCCGGATCGTCCCGGACCTCGACCGTGTGGTCTCGGATGGCTTCGGTGTCGACCTCGACCCCGACCGGATGCAGGGCGTGCAGGATGTTGAGGATCAGGTCGTACTGATCCTTGGCGAGCACCGTGTCCGGCCCGGACCGCAAGCCGACGCGGAAGGTGTAAGGGGCGACGAGCCCTGGTTGATCTCCGAGCTGGTAGGAAGCCTGCACCCAGGCCAAACCCGCTGACTCGGCACGTACCGTGGTGGTCGGCAGCCTCGGGTTGCCGAGAACGGTTCGCGCGTCACCGAACGCGCTCGTCGCCCAGCCGAGCCTGTCCGGACCGTCCGGCAGCGCGGGCTGCACCGAGACCTCCAGGGCGGTGCCCTCGTCCAGTTCGATGACGGGGCTGTCGTCCTGTCCTCGCACCACGACCAGTTCCCCCGGCGCCTGCCGAATGATCACGGTGGACCCGGTGCGGGTGACATGGCCGAATCCGAAGGCATGCGCGAGCGATCCCAGCACAGCGGCGTTGATCACCGGGTGACTCACGACTAGCTGCCGCCCGCGGGCGGCGAACTCGTCACCGCCGGGCTGGAACGCCGAGTGCACCACGAGCCCGCCGGCCGGCGCACGCCGGGACAGTTCGGTGAGCAGCTCATCCAGCAGCCGCGCCACCGCGGGTTGCATCAGGCGGTTGTTCTCACTGGTGCCGTAGTTCACGCGGGAGTCATCATGTCGCAGCAGAAATCGCTGCTGGAAGAGCTCGTGGGGATCACTCACCACCGACGTTGGTGCGCCGAGTGCGCCGTCGGCGGCGATCGACTGAGCGTCGGGAAGCCCGGGCAGCCCGATGCGCAGCGGGCGGCTCGCCGCCACGGTGTTCCGGGCCAGGGTCACTTCGGCCCGCAGGACCAGCTGGCCCGCCGCGGTGGCCAGCAACTCGGTCACCGGCAGTTTGCTCGTCGTGATCGACCCGCGTCCTCGGCCGCTGGGCACGATCAGCCACCGCACCGCCGAACCCGGCGGCGGCGCCGGCCGCAGCGACAGGGTCACCGAAGACCCGGTGTCCAACTCGACCGGCCCGGCCGGAGCCGGAGCGACGTCGATGGCGAAGTAGTCGCCGAGGGCCATGGCCGCGTAGACCTGCGCCCCGTCGGGCTGAGCGTCCGGGTGGAAACGCACGAAGTCGAACCCGGCACGGTGCGCCAACGCCGCCAGCCGTCCCGGCGCGATCGTGCTGTGCCCCAGCAGAACCGCACGCCCACTCGCCCGCAGATCCGCCGCGTCCGGATCGTAGGCCGCGCTGATCCGCAGCCTGCCGCCCGGTTCGGCCGCCGCCAACGCGACCAGCCGGTCCAGCGGCGCGGCCAGGCCGACCTGGATCAGCTGCGGGTCGGCCGGTGCGCCCGGTTCGCCGAAGTCGACATCCGTGCGGTCGTACCGCAGCAGGAACGCCGGGTCGAACCGCTCCTCGTCCGCCGCGGTACCAACTATGTCTACTTCGGATGTCCGGCGTGAGCCCGCAGCGTCAAGGGATTCACCCGGCTTGAAGGTGACGGGACGGATGCGGATCAGCCGGGTGCCGCGAGCCAGTGGCGCGTTGCGGTCCGCCACCACCAGCTGGTCCGGCAACCCGTCTATCGTGCCGACGAGTTCGTTGAGCATCACCTCGAGGTTGGCGGCAGTCGGCAGGGTCCAGCGTCGGAACACGCGTAGCCGCCTGCGGTAGTGCTCGTCCGCCTCACCGAGCGCCGGCGAGAAATCGGCTCGGGCAACCGAGGAGATCCGCACCTCGTCGATCGCCCCGCGGAACCCGCTGCCACCGGGCCCGATGCGCAGCGGGGCGGTGTTCGATACGGCGCCGAGCGCACCGAGCGGCGCACTGGCCCGCAGCCGCCCGTCGACGTAGAGCCGGAGGGTTTTCGCGGCCCTGTCCAGTACCCCGGCGACATGGGTGAACGCATCGACCGGCAGATCGACATCTGCGAAAAGCGTGACCGGCGGGTTGGCTCCGTCGGTCACCACCAGCCGCGGATTCCGCTTCAACCCCCGCTTGAAGTCGCCGATCGACAGTAGCCAACCGGCACCCGAACCCCCAGGACCCGGGTGCCGGAAGAGTAGATGGCCGTCCTCGCTGGTGGCGTCCGGCCGGACGAAACACTCGACGGTCGCGTCGGCGTCCGCGGCGATGTCGAACGCGGGATCGCCGGCCGCCTCCACCGCGGCGTCGGACGAGTCGAAGGCGAACGCCGGGCCGTACCGGCCAGGCGCGCCGGGCCGCACGGCACCTCGCAGCGCACCGGGATGGCCGCTACGGCCCGGATAGCGGCCGGTGAGGTCACCGGCCACGGCGCTTCCGGCGGCCTCGTCGAGGTGATAGAGCGCTACGGTGCCGTCGTCGAATCCGTAGGGCAGCGGAGGAAATCGCGGCACGCCGAGGTCCGCGCCGATCAGGTCGAGACTCGGCCCTGCCGCCGTGCGCAGGTGCCGCTGCGCGACCGTGCGGATGAAGTGGCTGCGGAGCTGGTCGCGTTCGCCGCCGACGACCCAGAGCAGCTTGGCCATGGTGCCCAGCAACGCGGTCAGCCGCCAGAACCCGTCCGCACTGCCGTCGGGTGGGGCGGGCGTCATGGTCAGGCCGGTGATCCGGACCTCCGGCGACACGGGGATGTCCAGCGGAACCGATACCCCGGCGAGCGACCCCGCCGGGACGGTCACCGTTGCCGTCGCTGGCGAGCCGCCAGGTTGGACATAGCGCACGGCCACCACGGTTCCCGGTGCCAGGTCCCGGACGAGTTCCAGCACATAGCGAGGTGCCGGTGGCCGGCCGAAGAGGGCGAAATGGTCGGTGAAGTCGTACGCCTCGACGTCGGCGGTGGCCGGGGCACCGGTCGACGACAGGCGCAGGGCCAAGGTGTCCGCACCACGGGCGAACGGCGACGTGAGCCGGCGTCCCATCCGGACGGCGGCGAGCCCCGGCCCTGTCATGACGTCACCAGCGTGAGATCGATCGTGTCGCCGCCCGGCGAGAACACCGCCAGTTCGGTCGGCCCCATCACCAGATTCTCGCCGACCGGTACCTCGACCAGCGTGCTCTCCTGAGCCTCGCGCGGGGTGCGGCGCAGGTGCAGCCGCCGCACGTCGAGAACGCCCGGCTCTTCGACGAACGTCCGCACCACCTGCGAGTACAGCACGTCGCCGCCGAGCCGCTGGCCCCTGATGCCGGCCGCCAGCCGTTGGCGGATCGAGGCGAGCAGGGCGGGGCCGTCCGATCCGGGTTCGACCACCACCGTCGCCCGCACCCCCACCTCGACGTGGTCCGCCTCGATGATGTTCGGATGAATGCCGACCGGCCGCACAGCGCCGACGGCCTCGGCGACACGTTCGAAGATCCCTCGCACCGGACCGATGGTTCGCCATGGCGCACGGGTTTCGTGTGCGACGACGACATCGAAGAAGTACGGTTCACCGATCCGCCTCGCCTCCGCGCTGAAGGCGAGCCGGCCGAACAAGAACCTGCCGAACACGCTTCGCGAGACGTCCACTCCGCCGAGCGGATCGGATAGCGCCACGTCGAGCACTCCGCTGATCCCGAACGCCGCCTGTGCCACCGCCTCCACCGTCCACAGGTTGCGCGCCAGGCCAGCCAGTCGGGCTCGGTAGACGTCGTCCGATTCCGTCTCGGTGCCGCCGGCGGTCACCCGCGGGTTGGTGACGGTCAGCGTGGCGTCGCCCAGATCGGCCAGGAAGATCGAACCGTAGGTGGGGTCGATGCCGACGATCTCGCCGGCGAGCACGTCACCGCCGGGTCCCGGTTCGAAGGCGACCACTTCGGCAGTGGTGCTGGTGTTGCCCTCGTCCAGCGTCACCGACGCGGTGGTGCCGAACGCTCGCACGGGAGTCCCCGTGATCACGATGGCCCCCTCAGGCACGACATAGCGCCTCCCCGGCGCTGCGTTCCCCAGCGTGAACAGCACCTCGCCGGTACTCGGCAACTGCGGTCGTGCCAGTCCGACGTCTTCGCCGAGAAGATCGAGACCGTCGCCGACGGCGGTCGAGACGAAGCTGCCGTAGTAGAGGTCCTCCATCCGTTTCCACAGCTCGCCGTCCTCGGCCGCGGTCACCTCCAGGATCTTGCGCAGTGCGCTGGTGCTCGTCAGGTCGACGTCGTCGAAGACGGCACGCGCACGATCGAAGGCTTCGCTGAGGATCCGATCGACCGGTTTGAGCACGAAGCCCTGCTCGGTCACTCCGAAATCGGTCATGGCCGTCTACACCCCCACATCCACCAGCAGTGTCAGCGGGTCGCCCGCCACCGTGTCGAGCACGACCCGAACGGTCCACAAGCGACGGTGATGCGCGGATCGGGCGGCCGCGGCCAATGCCGGGTTCGCGGCCAGCAGGTCCGGGTCGTCATCGAAGACGACCTCCCGGACGTCGCGGACGCGCGGATCGGTACCCAGGGCGCGAACCAGGTTCGCCTGAATCAGCTGTTTCACCATCGGCACCGGGTTCGCCTCGGTGAAGACACCTTCGATGTCCAGTCCGTAGCCGGTGTTGAACGGATCGGACCCGAACGGTGTCAGTACGCGCAACGTCAGCGCCTGGCTGAGGTTCGCCGTCGACTCGACTTCTCGCAGCCGTCCCTGCGCCAGCACCAGGTCGCCGTCCTCCAACAGCAGGCCGCGACCGAAGGGCGTGGTCATAGCGCCTCCAGTTTCGCTTGGTTCGCGTCGGCTACCCGCCAGGTCCCGGAGTTCGTCGTTCCCTCCGCCGTCGCCAGCAGCACGGGCTGGCCTCCGAGTCGCAGCTTCGCGCTGAGGCCCTTGGTGATCCCCGTGATCGTCGCGCAGGGAGCGGATGCGTTCGGGCAGTCGATCACGCCGATGAGCAGGTCGCTCGGAAGTAACACGGCCTGCCCGTGCACAGTGAGCGAAGTGCCGGTTGCCGTCACTTTCACTGCTCCGCCGTGCACACATTTCACAACGGACGCTTCGGTCAGAACGGCGGCCATCAGGTCACCGCCACGGCTGAGCCGTCGAGCTTCATGCTGACCGAGCCGTTGGTCAGGGTGATCGGCTTGCCCTCGGTGCTGATCGTGACCGCGCCCGCGGAATCCACCCTGATCGTCGTGCCGCTGTGGTGGTCGATGGTGATCGAATCACCGGTCGGCGGCTCGGGCCGGACACCGACCTCGGGCAGTCTGCCGGCGCCGACCACCAGGTGGAGCGCCGCCGCCTGGATGACCCGGTGGCCACCGGCGTCGGTGAGGTCGTTGACACCTTTGCCCTGCGGCAGACCGTTCTTCCCCAGCTCGGTTGGCAGTGCCAGCCAGTAGTCGCCGCGCTTGCCCTGCGGTCGTTGCCGTTCCTCCGCCCACACGAAACCCGCGACCATCGCGTCGTCGACCTGCCCGTCGTTGTGCGCGAGCACCGCGCGCATCCCCGGATATACCGGGACGATCAACCCGGTCTTGTGGAACGCGAACGGCGAGGAGATCGGCTTTTCGTGCAGCTCCGCCCCGGAGCCGACCGGGCTCGCCACACTGGGTCCCGTCACCCCGGGTTCCGGAGTTTGCCCGTACCGCAACGACGCCCGGTGCCCCGCGGGCACGTAGCCGCTCACCTCACCCATGTCGATCGCCGGATGATCGGCACGACCGCGGTCGACGACTCCCCGCACGCGGTCCACCAGCCCCTGCAGCTCGGTGGCGACCTGGGCCCGCTTTCCCTGTTCGGCGGAGATCAGCCGGAGCTGCGCGGTGTAGCCGGAGTCGACGTGGAAACAGTGCACCACACGCGAGATCCGCAACGGTCCCGTCGGCATTCCGGACAGGCCGGCCATCGTGGCCACCTGGCCAGGCCGCAGCCCTGGATGACCGAGCACGGTCAGTTCCAGCGTGGTGCGGACAGGCGGCCTGCCCGCGGCGGGGGGTCGCCGGAAGGCCGCACGTGGCGCCGTGTCCTCCGCGGTCGAACTGCTGAGGGCGACCAGGTTCGTGTCCGGGTCGAACACCACCGGCGCCCGGTCGGCCGGCGCGCCGACCGCGTCACCGAGATGGACCTGGCGGTCGCGGAGCACCATCGGAACGTCCGCACGGGCGGCGATCTCGGCGAGCGCGTCCAAGACGGAACCGGAGCGAACCGTGAAGTCGGCCGGCCCTTCGCCCGCGGAAGAGCCACCTGCGAGCCCGACTCCGGCGGCCTTGGCCAGTGACTCGGTGAGATCGACGATCCTGACGCCCGGTGCGGGCCCCAGCTCGGCCGGGGTGTTGCGGAGCAGGTATCCGCCTTCCTCCTGACCGTGCAGCACGGTGCGGGCGAGGCCGTCGTCGCCGACACCGGAAGTCACCGACATGATACGGCCGACCAGCACCTGGCTCGCGCCGGTTTGGGTCGAAGGCTCGTCGAAGTATCCAAGGTGGACGGTGGCGTTCAGCGGTCTGGCGGCGTGCGTTTTCTTGATCAGTTCCGTCACCGAAGCGGGCAAGTCGATCACGCTGACTTCAAACGTGCCCGCCGCTGCGGCGTCGCTCATCGTCACGGTGATGTCTGCGTCGGCGACCGTAGATCCACTTTGGACGTCATTGGAGATCGTGATCGGCAGGCCGGGCCCGGTCGCCGTCCCTGCCAGCGCGGCGACTGCCGCGATCTCGATCCGGTACCAGAGTACGACGCTCATCGCGGTGCCACCCCGCCTCGGACGACCGAGCCGAACGAGCCCGCTCCGTTGAGGTTGCGCGGGTCCAGCCGCATCGCCGCGAAGGTGAGCGCCAGCTCGGCCGCCAGGTACTCCACACCGGGCACCAGCTTGCGGCGGAACAGGCCGACCAGCCCGCCCGGTTCCTCCCGTTCCACCGAGAGCACCAGGAACGCCCCGGCGGATGGCAGTTCGAGCGGACCGTCCACGGCGGCTTCCAGCATCTCCTCGGCGACGTTCGCATGCAGCCGGAACAGGTAGTTCCGGCCGGACATCGCCAGCCGGAACGCCTGTGGGAAGCCCTCGTCGGCGTTGATCGGCAAGCGAAGATAGGTACGTGTCGGCATCGCCGACCTCCCCTCCTGGTGTGATTCCGATGGTCAGAACAGATCCTCGGCAGTGCGGGCGACCGGATTGGGCTGCACGAATCCGGGCAGGAACGCGGTTCCGGCAGCCACGGCCAGATCCGCCACTTCTCCGAAGGCCGCGGACAAACCTGGCCGAACCGCCGCTACCAGCGAGATCGATACGTCCAGCGCGTCGCGTCTTTCCACGCTCTGCTGAAACTCGAGGTTCGTGATCTGCATGTCCAGGCTGATCGTGAGGCCGGATACCACGGAAATACCATTGCGAAGCACGGGTACGGCGAACGCGGCCAGGTTCATGGACGTCAGTGCCAGCGCCTCCAGCGCCTTCTTCAGCCCGAACCGTTCCGAGCCGATCAGCACCGCCTTGATGCCTATCTCCTTCCTGGCCGGCTGGGTGAGCTGCACGAACCTGCTGCCGTGGACGTGCGGGGTCTCATAGCCCTCGGCGACCGACATGCTCTGCACGTAGCGCAGCGGCACCGGCCCGACGAGCACCGGAACGTTGGTTCCCGACACCATTGCCTCCCCTCGAAGTCGCCGGCTTCATCCGCGGGCGGCCAGCTCCCGCTCGATCCCGTCGAACAGCTGACTCGCCAGCCGCCGGCGCTCGGTGGCGGGCAGTGCTCCCATCGCCTGGATCTCGACCGGGAAGTGGTAATTCACCACCGCCCCGCCGGGCGGCGAGATGACGGCTTCGCTTCCCGGTGCCGGAAT includes:
- a CDS encoding LamG domain-containing protein gives rise to the protein MTGPGLAAVRMGRRLTSPFARGADTLALRLSSTGAPATADVEAYDFTDHFALFGRPPAPRYVLELVRDLAPGTVVAVRYVQPGGSPATATVTVPAGSLAGVSVPLDIPVSPEVRITGLTMTPAPPDGSADGFWRLTALLGTMAKLLWVVGGERDQLRSHFIRTVAQRHLRTAAGPSLDLIGADLGVPRFPPLPYGFDDGTVALYHLDEAAGSAVAGDLTGRYPGRSGHPGALRGAVRPGAPGRYGPAFAFDSSDAAVEAAGDPAFDIAADADATVECFVRPDATSEDGHLLFRHPGPGGSGAGWLLSIGDFKRGLKRNPRLVVTDGANPPVTLFADVDLPVDAFTHVAGVLDRAAKTLRLYVDGRLRASAPLGALGAVSNTAPLRIGPGGSGFRGAIDEVRISSVARADFSPALGEADEHYRRRLRVFRRWTLPTAANLEVMLNELVGTIDGLPDQLVVADRNAPLARGTRLIRIRPVTFKPGESLDAAGSRRTSEVDIVGTAADEERFDPAFLLRYDRTDVDFGEPGAPADPQLIQVGLAAPLDRLVALAAAEPGGRLRISAAYDPDAADLRASGRAVLLGHSTIAPGRLAALAHRAGFDFVRFHPDAQPDGAQVYAAMALGDYFAIDVAPAPAGPVELDTGSSVTLSLRPAPPPGSAVRWLIVPSGRGRGSITTSKLPVTELLATAAGQLVLRAEVTLARNTVAASRPLRIGLPGLPDAQSIAADGALGAPTSVVSDPHELFQQRFLLRHDDSRVNYGTSENNRLMQPAVARLLDELLTELSRRAPAGGLVVHSAFQPGGDEFAARGRQLVVSHPVINAAVLGSLAHAFGFGHVTRTGSTVIIRQAPGELVVVRGQDDSPVIELDEGTALEVSVQPALPDGPDRLGWATSAFGDARTVLGNPRLPTTTVRAESAGLAWVQASYQLGDQPGLVAPYTFRVGLRSGPDTVLAKDQYDLILNILHALHPVGVEVDTEAIRDHTVEVRDDPAASNPDFTFPKFRVRNTLPPKRRETSHG
- a CDS encoding baseplate J/gp47 family protein, giving the protein MTDFGVTEQGFVLKPVDRILSEAFDRARAVFDDVDLTSTSALRKILEVTAAEDGELWKRMEDLYYGSFVSTAVGDGLDLLGEDVGLARPQLPSTGEVLFTLGNAAPGRRYVVPEGAIVITGTPVRAFGTTASVTLDEGNTSTTAEVVAFEPGPGGDVLAGEIVGIDPTYGSIFLADLGDATLTVTNPRVTAGGTETESDDVYRARLAGLARNLWTVEAVAQAAFGISGVLDVALSDPLGGVDVSRSVFGRFLFGRLAFSAEARRIGEPYFFDVVVAHETRAPWRTIGPVRGIFERVAEAVGAVRPVGIHPNIIEADHVEVGVRATVVVEPGSDGPALLASIRQRLAAGIRGQRLGGDVLYSQVVRTFVEEPGVLDVRRLHLRRTPREAQESTLVEVPVGENLVMGPTELAVFSPGGDTIDLTLVTS